A single Campylobacter hyointestinalis subsp. hyointestinalis DNA region contains:
- a CDS encoding rhodanese-like domain-containing protein translates to MKKVLLILTVLCVQMFAKFETIEVDQNTINDQNIQIIDVRTPAEWEQTGVLNGAILVTYRNSDGSINPNFVNKVKSKIDPNKKVAVICRSGARSKAASTLLDENGVDGVINLGGGMNKVLDKKLPTVKP, encoded by the coding sequence ATGAAAAAAGTTTTATTGATTTTGACTGTATTGTGTGTGCAGATGTTTGCTAAATTTGAAACCATAGAAGTGGATCAAAATACTATAAATGATCAAAATATACAGATCATAGATGTCAGAACGCCTGCTGAATGGGAACAAACCGGTGTTTTAAACGGCGCCATTTTGGTGACTTATAGAAATAGTGATGGTAGTATAAATCCAAATTTTGTGAATAAAGTAAAAAGCAAAATAGACCCAAATAAAAAAGTTGCAGTTATCTGTAGAAGTGGCGCAAGAAGCAAGGCAGCTTCAACTTTACTAGATGAAAACGGAGTCGATGGCGTGATAAATCTGGGCGGTGGAATGAATAAAGTTTTAGATAAAAAACTTCCAACCGTAAAACCGTAA